TCGTCTCGCCCAGCGGAAGGACGGGCGATCTGGGCGGCAGCGCCGATACGCTTTCCTGCGGCAAGGCGATCGCCGAATCCCTCTAGGAACGGGTGCGGCATAATATGCCGCGCCCCCCGCCCAAATTGGCGATCCTGCTGCCGGATCGCTCCCGTTTCGGCGCAACCGGCCGAACCGACGGCATAATCTGTCTCCCATGACAGACCTTCAGACTTCCCCTATCACCCGCAGTCATAACCAGGGATTGCTGGAACTGGACCGCCGGCACCTGATCCATCCGGTCACATCGTTCCGGGGCCATGAACGCCACGGCGCCCGCATCCTGCAATCGGGTGAGGGCATGTGGCTTACCGATGTCGACGGGCGGCGGGTGCTAGACGCGTTCGCCGGTCTGTGGTGCGTCAATGTGGGCTACGGGCGGGAGAGCATCGTCGAGGTCGCCGCCGAACAGATGCGGCGGCTGCCTTATGCCACCGGCTACTTCCACTTCGGCAACGAGCCGGCGATCCGCCTGGCCCACGAACTGACCCGGCTCGCCCCGGAAGGACTTGGCCACGTCTACTTCACGCTGGGCGGTTCGGACGCGGTGGACAGCGCGATCCGCTATATCGTCCACTACTTCAATGCCATCGGCAAACCGCAGAAGAAGCATTTCATCGCCCTCGAATGGGGCTACCACGGCTCCAGTTCGAACGGTGCGGGGCTGACCGCGCTGGCCAACTTCCATCGCGGGTTCGATCTGCCCCGCCGCTGGCAGCACCACATCGCATCGCCCTATCCCTACCGCCACCCGGAGGGCCATGACGACGCGGCGGTGATCGCCTCCAGCGTGGCCGCGCTCAAGGCAAAGGTCACCGAACTCGGGGCGGACAACGTGGCGGCATTCTGCTGCGAGCCGATCCAGGGTTCGGGCGGCGTCATCGTGCCGCCCAGGGGCTGGCTCAAGGCCCTGCGGCAGGCTTGCGACGAACTGGGCATCCTGATGCTGGTGGACGAGGTCATCACCGGCTTCGGGCGCACCGGCCCGATGTTCGCCTGCGAGGCGGAAGACGTCTCGCCCGATTTCATGACCCTCGCCAAGGGCCTCACCTCGGGCTACGCGCCGATGGGCGCCGTGCTCATGGCCGATCACATCTATGAAACCATCGCCGACGCCGCGCCCGAAAGCCTGCCGATCGGGCACGGCTTCACTTACTCCGGCCATCCGGTAAGCGCCGCGATCGCGCTGGAGGTGCTGCGGCTGTACCAGGAGGGGGGACTGCTCGAGAACGGCGAACGCACGGGCATTCGTTTCGCACAGCATCTCGAACGCATGCGCGAACATCCGCTGGTGGGCGATACGCGCGGACGCGGCCTGCTAGGCGCCATCGAACTGGTCAGCGACAAGGGCTCCAAGGCCGGGTTCGACACTGCGCTGGACATCGGCGGGCGGCTCTCCGCGCTTACCTGGGAAAAGGGCGTGATCGTGCGCTGCTTCGGAAATGCGGTGATAGGTTTCGCGCCCGCCCTGAGCTGCACGTCGAGCGAGATGGACATGATATTCGATCGCGTGGAAGGTGCTCTCGACGCGCTGCTGGAGATGCCCGACATCCGTGCCGCGACGGGTTGCTGACAAGGAAAAAGACGACATGGCGATAGGCCCCAAACTTGACCGGATCGACCTCAAGATCCTCGCCAAGCTTCAGGAAGCGGGGCGTATCACCAATGTCGAGCTTTCCGATGCTGTCGGCCTGTCTCCCAGCCCTTGCCTCACCCGGGTCAAGCGGTTGGAAACGGCCGGTTACATCACCGGTTACGGCGCGCACATCAATCTCAACAAGCTGGGCGAATTCCTCACCGTCTTCACCGAAGTGACGCTGGGCGAGCACCGGCGCGGGGACTTTTCCCGCTTTGAAACCCGGATCGCCAAGATCGACGAAATCGTCGAATGCCACCTGGTCAGCGGCGGGTACGACTACCTCCTGAAATTCGTCGCGCGCGGCGTCACGCATTACCAGTCGCTCATCGAGGAAATGCTCGAAAACGATTACGGCATCGAAAAGTACTTCAGCTACATCGTCATCAAATCGCCGTTCATCAAGCATCACTTCCCGATCCAGAACCTGTTCGGGGATTGAACCGCCGCGCCGCGCGCCCGCGAAATTGCCGTGGGCCGCGGCAAGGGATGAGGCCGGGCGGCGCGTATGATGTCCTGCAAGCCCGGAAGGCATCGTCCCCCGGGCATGGAACCGGAGCTAACCCATGCGTCTCACTGCACTTGCCGCCGCTGCCGCCGTCATGCTGGCCGCCTTTCCTTCCCTTGCGCTGGCGCATCCCAAGCTGCTGAGCGCCACGCCCGCCGCCAATTCGGCGGTGGCGAAGCCCACCTCGATCACCCTGACCTTCTCCGAAGACCTCGTCGCGCCGCTCTCCGGCATCGACCTGGTGATGACCGGGATGCCGGGCATGGCCGATCACAAACCGATGCCGATCAAGGGGATTGCCGCCAGGGCCAAGGGCAAGACGATGACCATAGCCCTGCCCCGCCCGCTTCCCACCGGAACCTACGAACTGACCTGGCACGCGGTCGCCGCCGACCAGCACCGCATCGAAGGCAGCTACGGCTTCACGGTCCGCTGATCCCATGGAAACGGGCAGCCTCGTTGCCGCGCGCCTTGCCAGCTATGTGCTGCTGCTCGCGGCGGCAGGGCTGCCTTTTCACGCCCTGATCCAGCGCCGCGCCCGCTTCGGCGGAGGCGAACGAGCTGCGCTGATGCTGCTCGCGGCGGGCGCGCTCATCACCTCGCTGTGGTGGGCGCTTGCCAATGTCGCGGCCATGGCGGGCCTCGCGATCGGCGATCTCGATACCGCCACTTTTACCGCCGTGCTTCAGGCAACGCCGCTCGGGCTACTGCTGACCTTGCGCGCCGCCGCCCTGACCGCCTTCCTCGTGCTGCTGGCGCTGCGCCCCGCGCCGCTGCTGCTTGCACCGCTAGCCCTTGCCGCGCTTGCCAGCGCCGCATGGGCAGGTCATGCCGGCGCGGGCGAAGCGCCCTGGGGCGTGCTGCTCCGGGCCAGCGACGTGCTGCATCTGGGCGCCGCCGCGCTGTGGCTGGGCGCGCTATTCGCTTTCCTTACCGCGCCGATGGGCCGAGGCCGGCGAAAGGACACCGCCGTTATCGCCGCACTGTCCGCTTTCGCGCGGACCGGCACCGTGATCGTCGCGATGCTGTTCCTGACCGGACTGGCCAATGCATGGCTTATCGGCGGTGCGGGCGGGCTGCCTTCAGGCTGGTGGCCGCGATTGATCGCGCTGAAATTCGCGCTGTTCCTCGCCATGCTCGCACTCGCCGCCGATAACCGCTGGCGGCTGGTGCCCGCGCTTGAACGCCGCACGCCGGGCGCAGCCCGGCGGCTGCGCCTTTCGCTGATGCTGGAAACGGCCTGCGGGCTCGGGATCGTGGGGGTGGTTGCCCTCGCCGGGCAACTCGACCCCCACGGCGGCTGACAGCCAGTTCCCTCAGGCGCGTGCGGCGATGACGATGATCTCGACCTTGTAGTCGGGCGAGGCCAGACGGGATTCGCCGGTGGCGCGGGCAGGAGCCGGTGCATCGGCGATCCAGTCGTCCCAAACCGCGTTCATTTTCTCGAAATCGGCGATGTCGGCCAGCCAGATGGTTGCCGAGAGCAAGTGGTTCTTGCTGCTGCCGGCCTGCTTCAGCAGAGCTTCGATCTCGGCAAGCGCGGTGCGGGTCTGGGCGGTCACGTCATCGCCGGGCTCGCCGACCTGCCCCGCGAGATAGATCGTATCGCCGTGAATGACAGCCTCGCTCATGCGCGGGCCCTGTTCGATGCGGGTAATGGTCATGCAATCAACTCCTGGCGATTCTGGATGGAAACTCGGGTTCAATAGCGGGAGATGGCGAGGTCGGCAGCCTCGATGGCGGGCGCCCGGCCGCCGATGATGTCGGCGATCACATGGGCGGAACCGCAGGCCATCGTCCAGCCGAGCGTGCCGTGGCCGGTATTGAGGAAGAGGTTGGATATGCCGGTAGGCCCGATCACCGGCGTACTGTCGGGCGTCATAGGGCGCAGGCCGCTCCAGAACGAAGCCTTGGACACATCGCCCGCGCCGGGGAACAGCGACCCCAGCGAATACTCCAGCGTGGTGCGCCGCGCTTGCGGCAGATCCCTGGAGAAGCCCGAGATTTCCGCCATTCCGCCCACGCGGATGCGATCGCCCAGCCGGGTGATCGCCACCTTGTAGCTTTCATCGAGCAGGGTCGATACCGGCGCGAGCGCGGGATCGGACACCGGCACGGTGATCGAATAGCCCTTCACCGGATAGACGGGCAGCCGAATGCCCAGAGGCGCCAGGAGTTGGGGCGAATAGCTGCCCAGCGCCACGAGATAGGCATCGGCAACCAGCTTTCCCGCCGCCGTCACGACATGGTCTATCCGTCCGCCGGATCGGGACAGGCCGGTGATCGCGGTATCGTGGACAAACCGTACGCCCGCGTCGCGCGCCATTCCTGCCAGCGCATTGGTGAACTTGAAGCAGTCCCCGGTCTCGTCGTTCGGCAACCGCAAGCCGCCCACCAGCCGGGCCTCGCTTGCCGCCAGCCCCGGTTCCGCCGCCAGGCATCCTGCCCGGTCGAGCACTTCGAAGGGAACCCCGTCCGCCTCCAGGACCGCGATATCCTTGGCGATCCCGTCCATCTGCTTCTGCTCGCGAAACAGCTGCAACGTCCCCTGGCTGCGTTCGTCGTAGCGGATGCCGGTTTCCCGGCGCAGTTCGATCAGCTGGTCGCGGCTGAATTCCGCGAGGCGGACCATGCGGCTCTTGTTCACGGCGTAGGACCGCGCGTTGCAATTGCCCAGCATCGCCGCCAGCCAGCGGAGCATCGCCATGTCCGGGCGTGGCCGCAGGACGAGCGGCGCATGTTCCATGAACAGCCATCGCAGGGCCTTTGCCGGAATGCCGGGGGCGGCCCAGGGCGAGGCATAGCCCGGCGAAATCTCCCCGGCATTCGCGAAGCTGGTTTCCAGAGCGGGGCCGGGCTGCCGGTCGATGACGACGACCTCGTGCCCAGCCCGCGCCAGATACCATGCAGAGGTGACGCCGATCACGCCGCTTCCCAGTACCGCAACTTTCATCGTGCGACGCTCCGCAGTGCCAGACCGGCCGCCGGGACATAGTCTCTTGCGTAGCGGCGGCTGAGCTGGGTTAGAATCTCGTAGGAAATCGTGCCGGCATCGCGGGCCAGATCGTCGATCGTCTGGTTCGGGCCGAGGATCTCGACCGGCGCGCCGGGGCGAAGGTGGCGCTCCGGCACGTCGGTGACGTCCAGAGTAATGCTGTCCATCGACACCCGGCCCACCATCGGCACCCGAATGCCCGCAACGAAAGCGCTTCCGCGGTTGCCCAGCGTGCGCGGCAATCCGTCGGCATAGCCGACCGGTATCGTCGCGATCCGCGTTTCCCGCAGGGCGCGATGCGTAAGGCCGTAGCCGATCCCCGTTCCCACCGGAACCGTGCGAAGCTGGGCGATCCGCGCCTCCAGCGACACTACCGCGCGCATCGGGTTCGCGCCGCCATGCGGGGCGCCGCCGTAAAGGGCGATCCCGGCACGCACGATGTCGAGGTGGTCCTGCGCAAGGAAAGCCCCGCCGCTATTGTCGAGCGCGCGGGGAAGGCCGGGAAAACCGCTCGCGATGCGCGAGAAACACGCGGCCTGCTCGCCGTTGAAGGGATGGTCCGGTTCGTCGGCGCAGGCGAAGTGGCTCATCAGCATGGCCGGCTTCACACCGCGCAGACGGTCCGGCTCGCCAAGGAGAAGGGCGACCTCCTGCGGCGACATTCCCATCCGCGACATGCCGGTATCGACCTGCAAGGCCCCGCGCAGCCACTGGCCTCGCGCCCGGGCGAGGCTGGACCAGCGGTCGATCTGATCGAGCGAATTGAGCACGGGGATCGCCCCGATCGCGGCGCATTCCGCCTCCGCGCCGGGCTGAAGACCGTTGAGGACGAACAATTCCGCTTCCGGCGGCAGCAAGGGCATGAGCGCTGCCGCCTCGTCGAGCACGGCGACGAAGAACGTCCTGCACCCGGCATCGGCCAATGCATCCACCGCCCGTGCCGCGCCGATGCCATAGGCATCTGCCTTGACCACCGCCGCCACCCGCGCAGGCGCGACCTGCCGCCCGACTATAGCGTAGTTCTCCACCAATGCACCGAGATCGATCCGGAGCACGGCACCTGCCGTAGCCAATGTCGTCATGCAGCCCTCCTTTCCTCGCAGATTATCGACGGTTATACGAAATAGGCTCCCAATCTTGCGTCAACCTTGCGAAGATTGCGATAATTTCGCACGATCATTCGGCAGATTCAGAACGATGTCAGAACCACTCGATTCCATCGACCGCACCATCATCCGCCTGCTGCGGCTCAATGCCCGCCGCCCCAACTCGGAAATCGCCACGGAGGTCGGCCTCTCGGCCTCAGCCTGCCATCGCCGCATCCGGATCCTGGAAGAACGCGGCGTGATCCGGGGCTACACGGTCATCACCGGGAGCGGAGAGGAAGACGAGCGCGGGGTCGATGTCCTCGTGCAGGTCACGCTGGACCGCCAGACCGAGGAATACCTTTCGAAGTTCGAGCACGCAGTGCGCCAGTGTCCGGAAATTCGCGAATGCTTCCTGATGACGGGCGATGTCGACTACTGGCTTCGCGTCCGTACGGACAGCGTGGCCGCCTATGAGACGATCCACGGCGAAATCCTGTCCCGGATGCCGGGTGTAACCCGTATCAGCTCCAGTTTCGCCATGCGCGACGCCTTGCGCCCCAAACGGTCCGGGCGGCGTTAGAGCCACCGTCCAGCGCCTTCGCCGACCGGTGGCGGGAAGCCGACGAACCGTGCGCGCCCCGGCGATCCGTCCGCTCAAGGCCATTGACTCGGCCTTCTCTACCATTAAAGTTGACAATACACGAAGCGAGCTATCGCCTGTCTTGAACACATCGCCTGAACACATCAGTAGAAGGGAGAACGACCATCATGCACAGCGATTTTCACGTCGTCCGCAAGGGCATGGAATGGGCCGTCAGCCTGCACGGGCTGATCCTCGAAGCTTTCGCCAACCAGCGCGATGCCCTCAACCGGGCTGTCGATGCCGCGCACCAGGCCGGGATGAACGGGCACCGGGCACAAGTGCTTCTCGTCGAAGCGCCGTCCGATGCGCGCACCCATTGGGTCTTCGGCCATCATCCCTACCCGCCGACCGCCTGAGGGCGCGGGTTCCCTCCAGTTCGACAGGAGCCTGAAATGCTCAGAAAACTATTCGTCGACCATCCCGAAGCGGTAAACGAGACTTACGGCGAGCATTTCTATGTGGCCGGCCGCTTCGGCCTGCTCATGATCCTCGCCGGGCTCGGCACGATCATTCACGGGTTCATTCCGGGCTTCCATACCCGGACCGGCAGCAACATGATCAGGAAGCTTCACGGCGAGATGACCCGCCGCCAGCCTCGCCAGACCCAGCCCGTTTCCTCGGCACCGTTCGCCATGCAGCTCGAATACGAGATCTGAACTAGGTCATAAACTCATAAACGGCACCATCGAGGCGCCCAAATGGCGAACAGCTCGGGCCGAAGCTGCCGCCGGGCGGGCTGGTTGCCCGTCCAAGGTAGCGTCGGTCCGAGATGGAAGCCATTTGGGCGTCCCTTCGGGATTTGACCAAAATGGCCCATCGCTGCGTCGGGAAGTCTTGAAATATCGACATATTCCGTCGCCTTCCCTCCTGGCGCTGAGCCATTTTGCCTCAAACCTCGATGGTACCGTTTATGAGTTTATGACCTGGGTCGCAAAATCCACCGCCGCGCCCTTCTCAAGGGTGCGGTGCTCGGCGGAATGGCGGCTTGGGGCGATTTCCAGTCCGAGATTGCCGCGCAGCGTATCCGCCGAATAGTCGTCCCTGAAAAGCCCGCGCGCGGCGAGGATCGGCACCACTTCGGCGCGGAAGCGCGCCCAGTCGTCGGGATGCTGGACGAAGACATTGAAACCGTCCGCCGCGCCGCTGGCATGCCAGCGCTCGATCTCGTCGGCGATCGTGACCGGCGATCCCGCCAGCCGCAGCCATGCCGATCCCACGTCCGCCAGCACCTGCCGCAGGGTGCGCCCCTCCCGGCGCGCGGCTTCGAGGTCTTCGTGGAAGCGCCGAATTCCGGCAGCCTCGCCGCCCGAAGCGATTTCCGGGAACGGTGCGTCCAGATCATAGCCGGAAAAGTCATGACCGGCGAACTGCCTTGAAAGCGACGCCAGCTGCGCGCGCAGGTCTCCTGCCGTCTGGCGCGCCTCGAATTTCCGCCGTGCCGCTTCGTCTGTATCGGCGATCGTCACGCTGAGCGCGGGGATGAACAGCAGGCTTTCCGGGGCCCTGCCATATCGCCGGGCACGAGCCCGCACGTCCGTGGCAAGCTCCAGCGCCTCTGCCTGATTGCGCGCGAAGCTGAACACGATATCGGCGACTTGCGCACTCAGTTCGCGGCCCTGCGGCGATGTTCCCGCCTGAACCAGCGGCGGCTGCCCCTGGCGCGAGCGCTGGATGTTGAGCGGGCCGGAAACGCTGAAGAACTCGCCGCGATGGTCTAGCCGGTGCTGCCGCGCCGGATCGAGGAACCGCGCGGCCGTCTTGTCCTGCGCGAAGGCGCCTTCTTCGTAGGATTGCCATAAGCCCTGCACCACCTCCACCGCTTCGGACGCGCGGCGATAGCGGGTTTCGTAGTCGCCATGCCCGGTGCGGCTGAAATTGCCTGCCGTGCCGGGGTCCTGGCTGGTCACGATGTTCCACCCGGCCCGCCCCTTGCTGATGAGGTCGAGCGAGGCGAGCCGCCGGGCGATATCGAAGGGCTCGCTGTAGGTGGTGCTGATGGTCGCCACCAGACCGATCCGCTGCGTCGCCGTGGCGACCGCCGACAGCAGGGTCAGCGGCTCCAGCCGGTTGAGATGATGGTTGGGGAAATCCGGTGTGATGTACTGGCTGTCGACGATGAACACGAAGTCGAACCGGGCGTCTTCCGCCTCCCGCGCCTGCCGGATGTACCAGTCTATATCCACACTGGCATCGAGCGGGACCGCCGGATCGCGCCACAGTTCCTTGCCGGATGCATCGCCGACCCCGATCAGGACGGCTCCGAACTTGAGCTTATCGCGTGCCATCGTCATGCCTTTCACAAGCTGTTGGGAGATAGGCGCAGCGCGCCGCCGGTGCCGGGTTCCGCAAGCTTCGGCGCAGCGGCGATCAGGGCGCGGGTATAGGGATGCGACGGATGCGAGAGCACCTGCCCGGTCGGTCCGGTCTCCACGATCCTGCCGCGGTGGAGCACGGCCACCCGGTGCGCGATGCCAGCCACCGAGCCGAGGTCGTGCGAGATGAATATCTGCGCAATGCCGCGCTCCCGTGCGAGCCGTTCGAGCAGTTGCAGGACGTGGATGCGGTTCACGGCATCGAGCGCGCTGACCGGTTCATCGAGCAGGATCACTTGCGGATCGAGCACGAGCGCCCGCGCGATCACCGCGCGCTGGCGCTGACCGCCTGAAAGGTGGCGCGGCAGGCGGCAGCCCAGTGCGGGATCGAGTCCGGCGGCCTCCAGCGCGGCATTCACCAATCGCGACCGCTCGATGCGGTCGATGCCGCCGCGAATGTCCAGCCCTTCGCCCACCGAACCGGCGATGGTGATATCGGGATCGAGGCTGCGCAGGGGATCCTGGAAGGCATATTGCAGCCGGTTGCTGCGGCGAAACGCCATCAGTTCACGCCCCGCCAGCCGCTCCAGCGGTTCGCCGCCGAGCACAATCGAACCTTCGGCAGGGCGAACGAGGCCAAGGATCGACCGCAGGAGCGTGGTCTTGCCGGAGCCGGTTTCCCCGATCAGCCCGAGGATTTCGCCGCGCGCCAGTTCGAGATCGATCCCGTCCAGCACCGTGCCTTGCCCATAGCCTGCCCGAAGCCCGCTGATCCGCAGGAGCGGCGCGGCCGCTTGCGGCGGTGGCGCGTTCTGCCCGGCTTCCAGCGAGGTGGCATGATGCGTTTCGATCAGGCTGCGGGTATAGGCATGGCGCGGCCGGTCCAGCACCTCCCGCGTGGCGCCCGCCTCGACGATCTCGCCCTCGCGCATGACGATCACCTGATCGCAGGTCTGCGCCACCACGGCGAGATCGTGGGAAACCATGACGAGGGTGAGGTCCTGTTCACGGCGCAAGTCTTCGATCAGGCGCAGGACTTCGGCCTGCACCGTAACGTCGAGGGCGGTGGTCGCCTCGTCGGCGATCAGCAGGCGCGGCCCGGCGCAGACCGCGATGGCGATCAGCACACGCTGCACCATGCCGCCCGACAGTTCGAAGGGATACTGGCGGAATACCGTCTCCGGCTCCGCGAACCCCACACGGGCGAGCAGGGCCAGCGCCCGCTCTTTCGCTTCCCGGCGTGAAAGCGGAAGGACCGCACGCATAGCCTCCACGATCTGGCGGCCCACCGGGATCGACGGGTTGAGGTAGGAACCCGCATCCTGGAACACCGCGCTCAGCTCGGTCCCGCGAAGGGGTTTCCAGTCGCGGCCGCTCAACCGCGAGAGGTCGGTGTCCCGGTAGCGAATAGTGCCGGAGGTCACGGCGGTTCCGGGAGGCAGCACGCCAAGGACGGCCCGGCAGGTGAGCGACTTGCCGCTGCCGGATTCCCCGACGATGCCAAGCGTGCCGCCGCGCGGAATCTCGAAATCCACGCCCCGCACGATCATCCGGCCATCGGCCCCGGCGATGGTCAGGCCGCGTACCGACAACAGCGGCGCGGCAGGCGCAACGGGTGCGCGCGGTCCGAAAGTGACGACGTTGTTCTGCTGGATCATGGCCGTATCTCCGGAATGCGGGGATCGCTGCGACGCATCGCGTCCGCGAGCGCGTTGAGCGACCACACTGTCGCCACGATCAACAGGCCCGGCGCGAAGGGGCCGAAGGGCCGGTCGTAAAGCGTGGTCAGGTCGCTGGCGAGCTCGCCGCCCCAGGTCGGGTCGGGCGGGACCACGCCGATGCCGAGAAAGGTCAGCGAAGCGACGATGGAAAGGCAGGCGCCCGTCATCGAAGCGGTCGTGACCGCCACCACCGGCAGGACTTTAGCGATGACGTGGCGGCGGATGATCCATGCCGTCGAAGCGCCGCCCAGCCGTGCCGCCTCGATATAGTCGCTGTTGGCGACCGATAGCGCGGCGGCGCGGCTCACCCGGTAGAAAGCAGGCGCGATCAGCACGCCCACCGCGAACATGGCCTGGACAAGGCCGTTGCCGAGCATGGCCGTCATCGCGATCGCGAAGACCAGGAACGGCAACATGATGAGCGCATCCACCAGCCTCAGGCTGATCCATTCCGCCCGCCTTCCCAGGAAGACGGACAGCACCCCCGGCACCACGCCGAGCAGAAGACCCACACCCACCGAAAGCACGGCGGCCAGTATCGAAACCGTGGAGCCCGCCAGCAGCCGGCTGAACACGTCGCGCCCCAACGCATCGGTGCCGAGCCAGTAAGCCGGGCCGGGGCCTTGCAGGATCGCTCTGCCGTCCTGCGCGAGCGGATCGTGCGGGGCGATGACGGGGCCAAGCGCCGCGAGAACGACGATCAGCGCAAGGAAAGCCAAGGGCACTGCGGCATTTCGCACAAGTGTCATCCTGTCAGCTCCTACGGCGCGAGGCGGGCTGGAGGACGCCCAGCAGCACGTTGATCAGAAGGTTGCTGGCGAGAACCAGCACGATGGAAACGACGAGCGTTCCCTGCACCACCGGCACATCGCCGCGCAGCGCGGAATCGGCGGCGAGGCGGCCCATGCCGGGCATATTGAAGATCGCCTCGCTCACCACCGCACCGCCGATCAGCATGGGCACGCGCAGCGCCAGTATGGAGAGAGCCGGGCCGGCGCCGTTGCGCAGGACATGGACGAACAGGATGCGCCGGGGCGAAAGCCCGCGAACGACGGCCCCGGTCACGTAATTGTCCGAGAGTGCGGCGACGAGGCCGGTG
The DNA window shown above is from Novosphingobium sp. RL4 and carries:
- a CDS encoding ABC transporter permease; translated protein: MTLVRNAAVPLAFLALIVVLAALGPVIAPHDPLAQDGRAILQGPGPAYWLGTDALGRDVFSRLLAGSTVSILAAVLSVGVGLLLGVVPGVLSVFLGRRAEWISLRLVDALIMLPFLVFAIAMTAMLGNGLVQAMFAVGVLIAPAFYRVSRAAALSVANSDYIEAARLGGASTAWIIRRHVIAKVLPVVAVTTASMTGACLSIVASLTFLGIGVVPPDPTWGGELASDLTTLYDRPFGPFAPGLLIVATVWSLNALADAMRRSDPRIPEIRP
- the nikE gene encoding ABC transporter ATP-binding protein produces the protein MIQQNNVVTFGPRAPVAPAAPLLSVRGLTIAGADGRMIVRGVDFEIPRGGTLGIVGESGSGKSLTCRAVLGVLPPGTAVTSGTIRYRDTDLSRLSGRDWKPLRGTELSAVFQDAGSYLNPSIPVGRQIVEAMRAVLPLSRREAKERALALLARVGFAEPETVFRQYPFELSGGMVQRVLIAIAVCAGPRLLIADEATTALDVTVQAEVLRLIEDLRREQDLTLVMVSHDLAVVAQTCDQVIVMREGEIVEAGATREVLDRPRHAYTRSLIETHHATSLEAGQNAPPPQAAAPLLRISGLRAGYGQGTVLDGIDLELARGEILGLIGETGSGKTTLLRSILGLVRPAEGSIVLGGEPLERLAGRELMAFRRSNRLQYAFQDPLRSLDPDITIAGSVGEGLDIRGGIDRIERSRLVNAALEAAGLDPALGCRLPRHLSGGQRQRAVIARALVLDPQVILLDEPVSALDAVNRIHVLQLLERLARERGIAQIFISHDLGSVAGIAHRVAVLHRGRIVETGPTGQVLSHPSHPYTRALIAAAPKLAEPGTGGALRLSPNSL